The Triticum urartu cultivar G1812 chromosome 5, Tu2.1, whole genome shotgun sequence genome contains the following window.
CGTCACCCAAATAGTACCCTTTGTCGTAGTTGTGGTTGTTGACAGTAAAGTTCACCAATGGGTTGTTACCTTCGGCAAGCCTAGCAAACACCAGCGAGCGCtgaagcacgttgatatcattgtgtgatccagccatgccaaagaaagagtgccagatccagagatcttgagacgccaCGGCCTCTAGTATGACAGTGCAAGCCCTGACATGTCCCTTATACCGTCCTTGCCAAGTAGAAGggcagttcttccactcccagtgctTGCAGTCTATATTGCCAAACATCCCCGGGAAGCCCCTGCTAGCATTCATCGCCAACAGACGGGCTGTATCTGCAGCTATCGGCTCTCTCAAGTACTCAAGGCCAAACACAGCAATCACAACCTTGCAGAACTTATACAGGGACTCTAGGCATGTAGACTCGCTCATACGGACATACTCGTCAATGAGATCACCGGGTactccgtatgcaagcattcgGATGGCGGCAATGCATTTCTGATAAGAGGAGAAACCAATCTTGCCGACGGCATCCTCTTTGCACTCGAAGTAGTCATCATAGCCGACCACTCCCTCTCTAATACAGTTGAAAACATGCCTACTCATACGGAACCGGCGGCGGAATTTGTGATGTTTGAACAACGGGTTTGTTGTATCAAAGTAGTCTTTCCAGAGAAGGAAATGCCCGCTCTCTCGGTTATGATTCAACGCCGGAAGGTGGCCCGAAATGGAGCCACGGAACAACGCCGCTGGTTGTTGAGGTGGTGATGGACCGACACGACAGCCAATATATCCTCCTCGTCGTCGAACGATGAATCATCGGAGTCGCAAATGAAATTGTGGAAAAAGAACTCGTCGGCGGAGTCCATTTTCGTACCTTGGCAAACTGTCGAACATCTTGCGGGCGTCGAAGAAGGAGACGGCCGGCGAGGGGAGACGCGGCGCCCACAGACCAGCTAGCTGCCCTGCCGGCGTCCGACGAGCGTGCCGGTCGTATGTAGCGGGGGCGGCGAGGCGTCTTCTTGGTCGCGGGCGGCTGTGCGGTGGGGGAAGCGGCGGCGGGAACTAGTTTGCtccccggcggcggcgggcgactgGGGGCAGGAGCGGCGTTGCTGGGCGGATGtggaggcggcggcagctggAAGAGTCGCCGCAAAAATGGGTGGCGGCGTCGGTGACGGGGGAGGCGGAGGGCGAGGGTTGCTTGTTGGCCGGAGGAGGAAGGCCAATGTGCCATAGACCAGCGGGCCCGGGGACAGGAGTAGGCGACCGCGCGCGCGTCTGTCGCGTGTCCGCACCGACGCAAATTAGGCTCAAAAATGAGTCGGGAATGGGTCGCCCACGGACGAAAAACGGACacgcgtccgtttgggtcggcgcgttgggccgccttttctgtccgcgccgacccaaatggacggccgcggacgaaatgggtcgccccgttggagttgctctaacaTACGGACACGGGAACGCGCGTCATCGGTGATCTAGTAGTGTATATTGTTAGGCTGGAGAGCATGATACTCCCTGGCAAATGGGCCCTGCTTGGCAGCCAGCCCAAATCCAAGCCGATGGAAGCCAGTGGACTGCAGCCACAGGAACCACCCACCTCACCGTCTTCCGTCTGGAACGGACCCGGCCCCGCCCGGCAGCCGCACCAAAACCCTAGGACGGGACGGGCACGGCCGCGCCTCCCTCCACCCCAGCCTAGCCCACAGTCCACCGCAGAGCCCAAAACCCTAACCCCCCACCCCACCTCCCAACTATTAAAGCCTCCGCCCCAAGAAATCCGGCGCACGCTCGCCCCTCTATCCCGTCATCTCTTTCCTCCCCCCCTCGGCGCAGCAACAGAGGTACGGTACGGCCTGCTCCCTCCCCTCCCCCCCGCTCCGCCCCGCCCCGCCTAGGGTTCCGGGTCTGGAGCCCAGATTTGGCCGCTTCCGCGCCCACACACCGCGCCTCACCCGTTTGCTTCGCCGGTTTCCGTGCAGAGATGGCGGCGGTGGCGACGACGACGGCGGTCCACGGGAGCCAGGCGGCCGGCGCGCTGGCCGTCGCCGCGCAGAGGCTGCTGCTTCTCCTCGCTCTCGTGGTGAGCCTCCGGCGCCCCTCTCCACTATTTACTACCTCCGCCTTGTTATTTTGCCTGCGCGTGCTGCATCCCTTGTTATTCCGTTTGTTGTTGCGAGTTGCTGCCAGATTGGTTCGTTGACCGTGATTCTAGCGCTGGTAGGTTGAATTTTCCTTGTTCGTTAGGCCAAGGCATGGTGTGGTTTGCGTCCCTGAGGGTTTGACCCAAGGAATCCGGCTGGTTTGGCCCCTGGATCTGGAGGCGTATGCACTTCCGTAATGTTTAGGCAATTTTGACCTCGGTATCCTGCTAAACAGTGCTTGTTTAGTTCCCTCGGTTGGTTTCTGCGGGTAGATCTAGGCAGATCTGGGTGGCTGCATCAGGGGAAGTACGGTTGCAAGTGCAAACCTAGGCCGGTACATTGTGCCAACCAGAGAAAAATATCTGGCTGCATTGCATCAGGGCAGGTTTGATGATTCCAAGCATCCACTCTGCCAAGCAGAGAAAATTGTTATTGTCGGGTTTTGCCAGTTGTAGAGCACGATGATTACCAAAACTACTTTCGGCGCTTGGACTCCACCTGTGTCCCATCATGGAGTGCATTTTTTTGTTTCCGAGTGTCATTCGGACTCGGGGCGTGGGTTTGTTATCGCGCCCTGTTTGGTTAGAGCAGTAAATGCTGCTGCAAACAAGGTTTAGGCAGGTGAATGGATAACGGCTACCGTTACAGTGGTAGTTTCCTAGCAATTGTCGCGTGTGATTGGCCATACGTCCACTATATAAGAAAATGGTTAGGTTATCAGTTATGTTTTTGGTAGTGTTTTACTAATTTCCAATAAAATTGTTGTGATTGTGTTTGCTGTTAGGAATTAGCTCTTACGGAAGCCCTTGAATTAATTTAATGAAAAAAATATGTACTGTGGCTGTCGAATGAGTGTCGTTCTTGCGGAAAGCCTAGGCAGGTTTTTTTGTGATGTTAATGGAAACCCCCAAACTGGTTTTATTGAAAATCCCTGTACTGTGACTGGAATTGAATGTCATCTCTTATGTCAATAATAAATAAAATTGTAGTGCCGTGGTTATTCTGTATACCAAGGGATTGCTTACTGATCTTGCATTTATTCCTGCTCATGGTTGAATAAGCTTTGTATATGCATTTATTTGTATCATCAAATTGTTTGATAACCTTATTTCTTATTACTACCTATCTTCCTGTGCTGATGTGACTTGAATCATGTTTAGATTGAAGCTGTAAACAATGGAGCAGATATCTTCACTGAAGACCAGCAAGAAATTATCAAGTAAATCCATTACCCTATTCTGCATATGACTTCCACTGCGATGTATAGTTTTCTGTTGCTGACTCGTTTTTGCAATGCTGAAGGCAATTTGGCAGAATCAAATCCGAGACTGTTCCTGAGAACAAGGATGCAGGGTCTGATGacgatgatgacgatgatgaagatgaggatgatgaaactggtgatgctgatgatgatgatgccgATGCTGGAGAGGACTTCTCGggtgaagaaggcgaggacgatgacgaggaTGATGACCCTGAGGCGAACGGCGACGACGCTGGCGCGGGgagcgatgatgatgatggtgacga
Protein-coding sequences here:
- the LOC125510396 gene encoding prostatic spermine-binding protein-like; the encoded protein is MAAVATTTAVHGSQAAGALAVAAQRLLLLLALVIEAVNNGADIFTEDQQEIIKQFGRIKSETVPENKDAGSDDDDDDDEDEDDETGDADDDDADAGEDFSGEEGEDDDEDDDPEANGDDAGAGSDDDDGDDDDDDGEDGEDDDDDDEDEDEEDEEDEDQPPAKKKK